A region from the Drosophila bipectinata strain 14024-0381.07 chromosome 3R, DbipHiC1v2, whole genome shotgun sequence genome encodes:
- the LOC108130589 gene encoding uncharacterized oxidoreductase YjmC has product MRLMLNFLDALRKVRLKLSMDTFGNNNTAIHNLPSGKSVAKSPSNPRITIGEESGRRVSCYSGTPSEWGWTQRSQLEVDKRAPEEREPMWHNIRKVLLMCGGQKLPDGIEVTRRAKDASRLVDVLEAQRFVSQVFAAMDVPKQAASEMADVLIAADYMGHRSMGIHRLPAIAADLLNGTVVGTATPSIMSELEAIGLVDGHNAPGPVVANFCMDLAIQKAREVGIGWVSACHSNCIGMACWYACQALEQRMIGLCMTNGPPTLVPCGGVEPILGENPIACAASGAHEQFLADFGMGACSVEELELSYCNGWSKQVPKQVALDSEGQETTSTAEALKAQRIRAFHPEHKGFGLAGMVDILCGVMTGARYANLIQRRGVFSADNAPADLGQVFIAIDPMRFCSNFEDRLGDFHRVLRRVTPNKAGNPVLVPGDKEMQHMEMVDDQGGFTMTPCTLSVLGELAEKFQIAPLKMKGISQLRPFASKKANNHEELQMV; this is encoded by the exons ATGAGGCTAATGCTCAACTTTTTGGACGCCTTGCGCAAAGTACGACTCAAGCTGTCGATGGACACGTTTGGGAACAACAATACCGCCATTCATAACCTGCCCTCTGGCAAATCCGTTGCAAAATCACCTTCCAATCCAAGAATTACCATCGGTGAAGAATCTGGGAGAAGGGTAAGCTGTTACTCTGGTACGCCAAGCGAATGGGGCTGGACTCAGAGATCTCAGTTGGAAGTCGATAAAAGGGCCCCAGAAGAAAGAGAACCGATGTGGCACAACATCAGAAAGGTCCTGCTCATGTGCGGAGGACAAAAGCTTCCAGATGGCATCGAGGTGACGCGAAGGGCGAAGGACGCCAGCCGGCTGGTGGATGTCCTAGAGGCCCAGCGTTTCGTTAGCCAGGTTTTTGCCGCCATGGACGTGCCGAAACAGGCGGCCAGCGAAATGGCCGACGTCCTGATTGCCGCCGATTACATGGGCCACCGCTCCATGGGCATCCACCGATTGCCGGCTATAGCCGCTGATCTTTTGAATGGCACAGTCGTGGGCACGGCCACGCCCTCCATTATGTCCGAATTGGAGGCTATTGGCCTGGTGGATGGCCACAATGCACCTGGGCCCGTGGTGGCAAATTTTTGCATGGACTTGGCTATCCAAAAGGCCAGAGAGgtgggaatcggctgggtcTCGGCCTGTCATTCGAACTGCATTGGAATGGCATGCTGGTATGCCTGTCAG GCTTTGGAGCAACGTATGATTGGATTGTGCATGACAAATGGGCCCCCCACCTTGGTGCCTTGTGGCGGCGTTGAGCCAATTCTGGGCGAGAATCCAATAGCCTGTGCTGCTTCGGGAGCCCACGAACAGTTTCTGGCTGACTTTGGAATGGGAGCCTGTTCGGTTGAGGAACTGGAGCTATCGTACTGCAATGGCTGGTCCAAGCAGGTGCCCAAGCAGGTGGCTCTGGACAGCGAAGGTCAAGAAACCACATCCACGGCTGAGGCTCTGAAGGCCCAGCGAATCCGAGCCTTTCATCCGGAACACAAGGGCTTCGGCCTGGCTGGCATGGTGGATATCCTGTGCGGGGTTATGACAGGGGCACGGTATGCCAACTTAATTCAGAGACGTGGAGTTTTCAGTGCCGACAACGCTCCGGCCGACTTGGGCCAAGTCTTCATAGCCATTGACCCGATGCGCTTTTGTTCGAACTTCGAGGATCGACTGGGGGACTTTCACCGCGTCTTACGAAGAGTGACTCCCAATAAAGCCGGAAATCCAGTTCTAGTCCCAGGGGACAAGGAGATGCAACACATGGAAATGGTTGATGATCAGGGGGGCTTCACAATGACGCCCTGCACCTTGAGTGTCCTTGGCGAGTTGGctgaaaagtttcaaatagCACCCTTGAAAATGAAAGGGATATCTCAGCTGCGACCGTTTGCctcaaaaaaagcaaataatcaCGAAGAATTACAAATggtttag